ATTTCTTTTCATTTAGCTATTATACAACAATCAATAAGAAAAAAACTACTGTATTTATATAAATAGAAGGCCTTTTATTAATAATGTGTTTATGGAGAGTTTATTGATTTATGTTTTAGTATAATTTTTTTTTTATCAAGATTTTGTTTTAAGAATTCCACCGCTCTGATTAGAGTTCACCTGATTTGTAACAGAAATTAAGGGGAGAATAGAGGAAGAGCGAAGGAAGAAGAGTAGAGAGTAGTAAACCTTTCCAAGAGTACTTTGTAGTTTACATAGAGCAAATTGTAATTGGGCTTAAATCATAAACTAAACATAAACGTAAGAAGAAGCCCAACTGGCCCATCTTCATCCTAAGTATTCGTATCAAATGCACTTTCAATCTTCAGGTCTCTCACTCACAAGGTTCTAAAACCCTCCCATTGCGCAACCTTTGTTATTCTCCGAGATCTGAACCACTATGGCGACCTCCTTCTTCCGACGACTCGCTAGGTCAGCTCCGATCGCATTCCCCGCCGCACTCCGATCGCAAATCAAATCTGGTCATGGTACTTTCCGATTCTCTGCCGGCGCGATCGCGGCCCTTTCCGGTGGATTCTCCTGTTACTACCTCACCTCCGGCAACAATCTGGTGAGCTTTTCGTTTTCCAAGCTGGTTTGATTCATTTATATTTGTATTTTGTTCAATATAGATTTTGTTTGTATATCACATTCGATCAGGCGAGTCTAGAGGAACACACTGATTCAGATACTGAAAACGCTTTCGTATCGGGTTAATAAAATCTTGTGTGTTTGTTAGTGATTGCTGACTCTCGTTTGTGGCTTTATGATGGATCTCACAGGCTTATCTGGATCAAGCTAAGGAAGAGACTGGACCCAAAACAGGTGCTCTCTTTTTTACTCTCAAGTTAACCACGGTTTTTCCTTTAATCTCCGAAACGTTTTTACCTACAATTGATTTTGATCAGATTTCTTTATGTTTTATTTTCCTTTTTGCGTCGGGCTCCTCCATACACTTCTTTTTTTCCTTATGTTGTTATTTTCTGTCTGGTTTCAGCTCTGAACCCTGACAAATGGCTCGAGTTCAAGCTCCAAGACACTGCTACAGTTAGCCACAACACCAAGTTGTTCAGGTCTTTGCTCGACTTACTAACTATCTTCATAAATATACACATATTGGCAATAGGGAGCGATGATATGGATAACTAGCTGGTGAATCCTTTGTTTGTTACTCACCCTGTCTTGTGTTATTTTCAACATGTATTAAGTAGTTTGTATCCCTGTAGTGCATATGTGGTAGGCATTATGAAATCATTGTTGGTAAAAAAAATCCAAGTGGTGTTTAACTTTGGTTCTCTTGTTTTCCTTTTTCCTTGAATTCTAGGTTCTCATTTGACCCCTCAGCCAACTTGGGTCTGCATGTTGCTTCTTGTCTCCTCACAAGGTATGTTGCGCTCTAACTCGTACAACTTTACAGTAAAACAAATTTATTTACTGACAACTTGGGTAATTTTCTCCGATGATAAATTTCTAACCTGTTTCCTTTTCCTTTGTACAGGGCTCCTTTAGGCTATAACGCTGAAGGGAAAACGAAATATGTCGTTAGACCGTAAGTTCAGCTAAAAACTTCTCACCAGCTTTGCATGGTTTTTCATGTCCGGACAACCACTTTTTCTGATTGAGTTAAAGAACCTGTTAGCCTAGCCGTTGAGATTACCACTTTGTGGTTTCTAAATTTCAAATTTCTGGATTACTCAATATCTTAACTTATCTTGGAAATACCTCTTCCAGATCTTTACTTTTCTTGCTTCCACTTAAAACTCTTTCAATACTTGTGCTTATGTACGTGGGGCTTCTATTAACCATGTTTATCTTATGTTTGTGAATCAATCTCAGTTACACTCCTATATCAGACCCAGAGGCTAAGGGCTATTTTGATTTACTGATTAAGGTATGACCGTATGAGTGTCTTCTAATATCCATGTGCATCTTTCCACTTTTGCACTATTTTCTAGCAAAGAACTGATTGTGTTATGATTGATCTGATTTCTTCGATTTGTTTTGATTTTGTTATGATGTGTTCACTGCCTTTTGCAGGTATATCCAGATGGAAAAATGAGTCAGCATTTTGCCAGCTTAAAACCGGGGGATGTGTTGGAAGTGAAAGGGTATAATTTCTTGACTTTTAGCATTTACTTACTACGGTTGTTGATAGTTCTTTACTTTATATGATGTTTAACTATTTCTACCTTTTGTTTCTTGTAGACCCATTGAGAAGTTCAAATATTCGCCTAATATGAAGAAACATATTGGCATGGTATAAACCTTTGTTCCCTTATTACAACCAAGTTTATTGAAGCTTTCTTACACACAATCTGTTCTATATATTGAAATGGAAAGCCTGAAAAAAACATATGTGAAGGTTGAACTTTGAAGATAGGACTTCACTAGTAGTTTTTTCGTTATCTCAATGTATGGAATGATTTCACCTGCTCCCCTTTGTTGAAATACAAGTCCGTAGAAATTCAGTTTCTTAATAATGGATACAAGTCAATGTAATGACAAATAATTTCTGACTGGTAATTTTGTGTGTTGTTTGTATCCGTTTTCTCTTTTTACTTGAAGATTGCTGGTGGAAGTGGGATTACTCCAATGCTTCAGGTGATTGATACCATTGTGAAGAATCCTGAGGACAACACGAAGGTGACCAGTTTATTGCTACCTTATTTTTTTCTCAAAAATGATTATTTGTATACCCCATATTGAAGTATTTAATCTATCCATACATTGCTTAACTTCTACGTATTCCAGATTGTGGTTTCTTTACCCAGATCTTAAAACTGTTATCATCCTTTACAGCTCATTTGAAAACTGTGTTTTCACACAAAATAATCCTAACATGGAATTTACAATTTTGTGTGCACAGATAACACTACTCTATGCCAATGTTTCTCCGGATGACATACTTCTCAAGCAAAAGCTCGATGCACTTCAGGCAAACCACCCAAACCTGAAGGTAGAATCCTCTTTGATTTCTTCAATTGCTTATTTTACTAGCATACACTACTCTTATTAATAAAAAATGAAATGTTTAAAATGGACAGGTATTCTATACTGTTGACAATCCTAGTAAAAATTGGAAAGGAGGAGTAGGTTACGTTTCAAAGGATATGGCTCTGAAAGGCTTACCTCTTCCTGCTGACGATACACTTATCCTCGTAAGTTACCTTACAACCTTCAGAACCATTTCTTGTTTTTTGTTAAAAGAAAGTGTTTCTACAATCTAATTCCATCGCTTCTTCCCTTGTGTGCTATGTAATATTTTTCTGCTTAAATATATGACAGTACATTAATTTAATTAGTGAGCTTTTTTCCTTTTCCTTTTGATTTTGGAGTATGGAGATGTTTTATATCAGTTTTCATCATAACAGACAATGTTTCTTAAGAGATCGAGAATTAGGATGTTTACGGATTTGATTTGCTGAAAAAGAAGTTGTGGATAGGAGCAAAGCATTCGCTATTAATTAACGTGGTATTATTTATTGTTATTTCAGGTGTGTGGTCCTCCTGGGATGATGGAGCATGTATCCGGAGGCAAAGCTCCAGACTGGTCACAAGGAGAGGTTTGTTCCAATTCGTCAACATCTTATCTTGGCAATATCTCTTCATGTCTAATTGTTACGTTGGTTTGTTTCACTGCAGGTTAAGGGAATACTCAAGGAACTCGGATTCACAGAGCAAATGGTTTTCAAATTCTGAGAGGATTATGAATCAAAATTCCGTAGTTTCTGCTTAAGACGGGTTTCATTTCATGTAATAAAGTGTCCCCAAGCAAACATTAATTGATGCAGTATGAGATTGACACAGTACCTATCAAGCTTTGAAAATAAACAAAGCATAACAGATCAGTTAGTCTTTTGTCTCTGGAGGAAGTAGCTAGAAGGACCTTTGCCATACTTTGATTTTGATGATAAATTTCTATGTGATTGAGACTGCAAGATATTGGATACGGTTTGAAAGATAAAAGTTTGTTCATTTGCGTTCATGTCTGTGTTTTCGACTCATGTCAAATCATGTGCTTAGAGAAAGATCCAAAACTCAAGCACTCTCAACTTGGCTAAGTCGTCTTTTGTTCATTAGCAATTTGTGTTGGAGTAACAGGAAATGTGGACTGCCACCAACATGTCCCAAGTTTTATTATAATCTGTTACTTGTGAAAG
The DNA window shown above is from Brassica oleracea var. oleracea cultivar TO1000 chromosome C3, BOL, whole genome shotgun sequence and carries:
- the LOC106328776 gene encoding NADH-cytochrome b5 reductase-like protein, with protein sequence MATSFFRRLARSAPIAFPAALRSQIKSGHGTFRFSAGAIAALSGGFSCYYLTSGNNLAYLDQAKEETGPKTALNPDKWLEFKLQDTATVSHNTKLFRFSFDPSANLGLHVASCLLTRAPLGYNAEGKTKYVVRPYTPISDPEAKGYFDLLIKVYPDGKMSQHFASLKPGDVLEVKGPIEKFKYSPNMKKHIGMIAGGSGITPMLQVIDTIVKNPEDNTKITLLYANVSPDDILLKQKLDALQANHPNLKVFYTVDNPSKNWKGGVGYVSKDMALKGLPLPADDTLILVCGPPGMMEHVSGGKAPDWSQGEVKGILKELGFTEQMVFKF